In the genome of Cutibacterium equinum, one region contains:
- a CDS encoding ABC transporter ATP-binding protein, with amino-acid sequence MSTQIEVEDLHLHLGPHSGGIDALDGVSLHVDEGERLGLVGESGSGKSTLLKVMMALLRPDSGVVRFRGRSLSDNEAVRDVRRSVAMVFQDPRSSLDPRMNIGRAITEPLRSPVARTMTRQERQDRLAKVMMDVGLDPESATRFPHEFSGGQRQRIAIARALVTQPDILLADEPVSALDVSVRAQVLNLLNDLVRQRGLTMVFVSHDLAVVRHLCDTVAVMSRGRVVERGRLSDVYRDPQHEVTQELLTAIPRIRVGDSTH; translated from the coding sequence ATGAGCACTCAAATCGAGGTCGAGGACCTGCATCTGCACCTTGGGCCGCACAGCGGCGGAATTGACGCCCTGGACGGGGTGTCCCTGCACGTCGATGAGGGGGAACGGCTCGGCCTGGTGGGGGAGTCTGGGTCGGGCAAGTCCACCCTGCTGAAAGTCATGATGGCCTTGCTCCGGCCAGATTCTGGAGTAGTTCGCTTCCGAGGGCGATCCCTCAGCGACAACGAGGCAGTGCGCGATGTGCGCCGGTCGGTGGCGATGGTCTTCCAAGACCCACGCTCCTCCCTCGACCCGCGTATGAACATCGGCAGGGCAATCACTGAGCCACTGCGGTCCCCGGTTGCGCGCACGATGACACGTCAGGAGCGTCAGGACCGGCTGGCCAAGGTCATGATGGACGTCGGCCTGGATCCCGAGTCCGCCACCCGGTTTCCCCACGAGTTCTCTGGTGGCCAGCGCCAACGCATTGCCATTGCCAGGGCTTTGGTCACGCAACCTGACATCCTGTTGGCTGATGAACCGGTGTCCGCCCTCGACGTGTCCGTGCGTGCACAGGTGCTCAACCTGCTCAACGACTTGGTGCGCCAACGGGGATTGACGATGGTCTTCGTCTCCCACGACTTGGCCGTGGTCCGCCACCTGTGCGACACCGTGGCCGTCATGAGTAGGGGTCGCGTCGTCGAGAGAGGCCGTCTTTCCGACGTGTACCGCGATCCGCAGCACGAGGTCACCCAGGAATTGTTGACAGCGATTCCTCGCATCCGTGTGGGCGATTCCACCCACTGA
- a CDS encoding ATP-binding cassette domain-containing protein: MALLEVNDLVVDFGRHRRVAVDHVSWSVDPGERLGLIGESGSGKSVTALAIMGLLPGNAHVSGSIRWRGEELVGASDRAMSALRGSSIGMVFQEPMTALDPTMKVGRQVGEVPLLHRAVARGRAHDRVLEMLDQVGIEDPARVANSYPHQLSGGQRQRVLLAMALINSPDLLICDEPTTALDVTVQAQVLKTIDEVLASVGAACVFITHDLAVVSHISRNLIVMASGKVVETGPAAKILSDPQRPYTRRLLRAARLDLVEPGTTIVLED, translated from the coding sequence ATGGCGCTTCTGGAAGTCAACGATCTCGTTGTCGATTTCGGACGGCACCGTCGAGTCGCCGTCGATCATGTCAGCTGGTCCGTGGACCCTGGTGAGCGCCTCGGCCTCATCGGTGAGTCTGGGTCCGGCAAGTCTGTCACTGCCCTGGCGATCATGGGTCTGCTGCCGGGCAACGCCCATGTGTCGGGATCCATCCGTTGGCGCGGTGAGGAGCTTGTCGGAGCCAGCGATCGAGCCATGTCCGCGTTGCGAGGTAGCAGTATCGGCATGGTGTTCCAGGAACCCATGACAGCACTGGACCCGACGATGAAGGTCGGACGGCAAGTCGGCGAGGTTCCCTTGCTGCACCGTGCTGTTGCGCGAGGCCGGGCCCATGATCGCGTCCTGGAGATGCTTGATCAGGTTGGCATTGAGGATCCCGCCCGAGTGGCCAACTCCTACCCACACCAGCTCTCTGGTGGCCAGCGCCAGAGGGTTCTGCTTGCCATGGCCTTGATCAATTCCCCCGACCTGCTCATCTGCGACGAACCGACGACAGCCCTTGACGTGACGGTTCAGGCCCAGGTCCTCAAGACCATTGACGAGGTCCTCGCCTCCGTGGGCGCAGCCTGTGTGTTCATCACCCATGACCTGGCGGTGGTGTCCCACATCAGCCGCAACCTCATCGTCATGGCTTCGGGAAAGGTCGTCGAAACTGGTCCGGCGGCCAAGATCCTGTCCGACCCTCAACGCCCCTACACTCGGCGGCTGCTGCGGGCCGCCCGACTTGACCTCGTCGAGCCGGGCACGACGATCGTGTTGGAGGATTGA
- a CDS encoding ABC transporter permease, translating into MRRAGLVIGCVLVGLVVVAGITSALWTPYDPNLVVPADRLLGPSSQHWLGTDGFGSDIASRMLVGARTCLLVGVVSVLIAAGIGVPWGVTSAMLPRPWSTIVGRAADLLYAFPALLLAIILAAAVGGSTLTGMVAIGVSTIPVFARITRTASRQILAQDYVVAARSSGMSWHSIAYNHVLPNIAPLIGVQASVSYGTAILAEAALSYLGLATPATVATWGRMLRDAQVYVFDSPWLIVAPALAIAGAVMGFTLLGDGLRDFLDPRLREVR; encoded by the coding sequence ATGAGGAGGGCAGGTCTGGTCATTGGGTGTGTTCTGGTCGGCTTGGTCGTCGTGGCTGGGATCACGTCAGCGCTGTGGACGCCATACGATCCCAACCTCGTCGTGCCGGCAGATCGTCTTCTGGGGCCCAGTAGTCAGCATTGGCTCGGAACTGACGGCTTCGGTTCCGACATTGCATCTCGGATGCTCGTGGGCGCTCGTACCTGTCTGCTCGTAGGAGTGGTGTCGGTCCTCATCGCTGCCGGAATCGGGGTGCCGTGGGGTGTGACATCTGCCATGCTGCCTCGGCCCTGGTCCACCATCGTGGGACGAGCTGCCGATCTGCTGTACGCCTTCCCAGCCTTGTTGTTGGCCATCATTCTGGCTGCGGCAGTGGGCGGATCAACCCTGACCGGCATGGTCGCCATCGGTGTCTCGACGATTCCGGTGTTTGCGCGCATCACGAGAACGGCCAGCCGACAGATCCTGGCCCAGGACTACGTCGTCGCGGCGCGCAGTTCGGGAATGTCATGGCATTCGATCGCCTACAACCACGTGTTGCCCAATATCGCCCCGCTGATTGGCGTGCAGGCCTCGGTGTCCTACGGCACGGCGATCCTGGCGGAGGCTGCGCTGAGTTATCTCGGTCTGGCCACCCCCGCAACCGTCGCCACCTGGGGTCGAATGCTGCGTGATGCCCAGGTGTACGTCTTCGACAGCCCGTGGCTGATCGTGGCACCTGCCCTGGCGATCGCCGGGGCCGTCATGGGATTCACTCTCCTGGGAGACGGGTTGCGTGATTTCCTGGATCCGAGATTGCGGGAGGTCCGCTGA
- a CDS encoding ABC transporter permease yields MTFVKRVLLPLGELVVWLLVASLIVFALLSLLPGDVAQVILGTNADPKAAAAVRTRLGLDLPWPQRYWDWISSLVRGDLGTSIVSAEPIGPQIASRLAVTGWLVGLSLLLALVVCLPVGAYAAVHRRDGRGFAASAVSQVLMSIPAFLAGILLILLFSVTLGWLPAGGYVPLHEDVGGWAGHLVLPVLSLAIVQAAVMTRYVRSAFIDVLTDDHLRTARAVGWRLRPALQRHGLRNASISLATVLGLQASAMLVGAIVVEEVFVIPGLGSYLLDAVGTRDLLVVSDVVMVIVAIVLAISYLTDVLIVAIDPRLRTSAMSRQEDRS; encoded by the coding sequence GTGACCTTTGTCAAACGTGTGCTCCTTCCGCTAGGGGAGCTGGTGGTGTGGCTTTTGGTTGCATCCTTGATCGTCTTTGCCCTTCTCAGCTTGCTGCCCGGCGACGTCGCTCAGGTCATCCTGGGCACCAACGCCGATCCGAAGGCTGCGGCAGCCGTGCGTACCCGGTTGGGCCTGGATCTGCCCTGGCCTCAGCGTTACTGGGATTGGATCAGCTCCCTGGTCAGGGGTGACCTGGGCACCTCCATTGTTTCTGCTGAACCGATCGGTCCGCAGATTGCCTCACGACTGGCGGTGACAGGTTGGCTGGTCGGACTGTCGTTGCTGCTGGCCCTGGTGGTGTGCTTGCCGGTGGGAGCCTACGCGGCTGTTCATCGTCGCGACGGTCGTGGATTCGCAGCTTCTGCCGTCTCGCAGGTCCTCATGAGCATTCCAGCCTTCCTTGCCGGGATTCTCCTCATCCTGCTGTTCTCGGTCACCCTCGGATGGCTGCCTGCTGGCGGATACGTACCCCTGCACGAGGACGTCGGGGGATGGGCTGGGCACCTGGTCCTCCCGGTATTGTCCCTGGCCATCGTCCAAGCCGCAGTGATGACACGGTATGTACGCAGCGCCTTCATTGATGTTCTCACTGACGATCACCTGCGTACCGCTCGTGCTGTCGGCTGGCGGCTGCGTCCCGCCCTGCAACGCCATGGACTGCGCAATGCCTCCATCAGCTTGGCGACGGTTCTTGGTCTGCAGGCCAGCGCAATGCTGGTAGGGGCGATTGTCGTCGAAGAGGTTTTCGTCATTCCTGGTCTGGGCTCTTATCTCCTTGACGCCGTCGGTACTCGGGATCTGCTGGTCGTCAGCGACGTTGTCATGGTCATCGTGGCCATCGTGTTGGCAATCTCGTACCTCACGGATGTCCTCATCGTGGCCATCGATCCTCGGCTGCGTACCAGCGCCATGTCCAGACAGGAGGACCGCTCATGA